A DNA window from Massilia putida contains the following coding sequences:
- a CDS encoding aromatic ring-hydroxylating oxygenase subunit alpha, translated as MNRTPDLRTLLARRKPGYSLEAPFYLDPAVFEQDLKLIFGRHWIYAGPEAAVPEDGDFFTIDIGTTSVLLVRDGDGAVNAFHNVCRHRGSRLCNEHKGAVGNLVCPYHQWTYDLKGALMFAEHMGDDFDRKTHNLKPVHIRNIAGLLFICLAENPPADIEELAAAMTPYIEQHRVADCKVAAQIDIVENCNWKLTMENNRECYHCRGSHPELTRSLFEYGFGYAPTPETCDGINEYNRILEQRHAQWEALGLPCREIDHLDDRVTGFRTQRLPLDRGGEAQTMNGKAASSKRLGAFQQSDLGALSFWTQPNSWHHFMADHIVTFTVLPIAVDKTLVRTTWLVHKDAVEGVDYDVANLTAVWNATNAQDRKLCEQSQAGIASPAYEPGPYSPFTEGLVDKFCNWYIGRLSTEIG; from the coding sequence ATGAACCGTACTCCCGACCTTCGCACCCTCCTGGCCCGCCGCAAGCCCGGCTACAGCCTCGAGGCGCCGTTCTACCTCGACCCTGCGGTGTTCGAACAGGACCTGAAACTCATCTTCGGCCGGCACTGGATCTACGCAGGACCCGAAGCCGCCGTGCCGGAAGACGGCGATTTCTTCACCATCGACATCGGCACGACATCGGTTCTGCTGGTGCGCGACGGCGACGGCGCGGTCAACGCCTTCCACAACGTGTGCCGCCACCGCGGCTCGCGGCTGTGCAATGAGCACAAGGGCGCGGTCGGCAACCTGGTGTGCCCTTACCACCAGTGGACCTACGACCTGAAGGGCGCGCTGATGTTCGCCGAGCACATGGGGGACGATTTCGATCGCAAGACCCACAACCTCAAGCCGGTCCACATCCGCAACATCGCGGGCCTGCTGTTCATCTGCCTCGCGGAGAATCCGCCGGCCGACATCGAGGAACTCGCGGCCGCGATGACGCCCTACATCGAGCAGCACCGCGTGGCCGACTGCAAGGTGGCGGCGCAGATCGACATCGTCGAGAACTGCAACTGGAAGCTGACGATGGAGAACAACCGCGAGTGCTACCACTGCCGCGGCAGCCATCCGGAGCTGACCCGTTCCCTGTTCGAATACGGCTTCGGCTACGCGCCGACGCCCGAGACCTGCGACGGCATCAACGAATACAACCGCATCCTGGAACAGCGCCACGCGCAGTGGGAGGCGCTCGGCCTGCCGTGCCGCGAGATCGACCACCTGGACGACCGCGTGACGGGCTTCCGCACCCAGCGCCTGCCGCTGGACCGAGGCGGCGAAGCGCAGACGATGAACGGCAAGGCCGCCAGCAGCAAGCGCCTCGGCGCATTCCAGCAGTCCGACCTGGGCGCGCTGTCGTTCTGGACCCAGCCGAATTCCTGGCACCACTTCATGGCCGACCACATCGTGACCTTCACCGTGCTGCCGATCGCCGTCGACAAGACGCTCGTGCGCACGACCTGGCTGGTGCACAAGGACGCGGTCGAAGGCGTGGACTACGACGTCGCCAACCTGACCGCCGTGTGGAACGCGACCAATGCCCAGGACCGCAAGCTGTGCGAGCAGTCGCAGGCCGGCATCGCCAGCCCGGCGTACGAACCGGGGCCGTATTCGCCGTTCACGGAAGGCCTGGTCGACAAGTTCTGCAACTGGTACATCGGCCGCCTGTCGACCGAGATCGGATAA
- a CDS encoding GlxA family transcriptional regulator, whose protein sequence is MPATTDLCALTHFGFAPLDSFSMIAFTNAIEVLRMATYLGYEPGYRWSVLSVDGGEVTASNGLSIPSQRFDPIDAPDIVFVCGGVEVEAATGADTLDWLRAIAQHGVALGSLCTGAHALAAAGLLDGYRCTSHWENAAKLARTFPQVTFAPELFVIDRDRITCSGGIAPLDMMLNIVAARLGPAAVALIASQFIHEHVRERDHRQAVPLAARLADAQPAMRDVVQLMEANVGEPLALGELAALAGSSPRQLQRMFKQHLGMSPLHYYLELRLRRARALLRQTDLPLARIGADCGFHSPARFSKAYRDMFKVAPGAERRLHKP, encoded by the coding sequence ATGCCCGCGACGACAGACTTGTGCGCCCTGACGCACTTCGGCTTTGCGCCGCTCGACAGTTTTTCGATGATCGCGTTCACGAACGCGATCGAAGTGCTGCGCATGGCCACCTATCTCGGCTACGAACCGGGCTACCGCTGGTCAGTGCTCAGCGTCGACGGTGGTGAGGTCACGGCCAGCAACGGCCTGTCCATCCCGTCGCAGCGCTTCGATCCCATTGACGCGCCTGACATCGTGTTCGTCTGCGGCGGCGTCGAAGTGGAGGCGGCCACGGGCGCGGACACGCTGGACTGGTTGCGCGCGATCGCGCAACACGGCGTCGCGCTGGGGAGCCTGTGCACGGGCGCGCACGCGCTGGCCGCCGCCGGGCTGCTCGACGGCTACCGCTGCACCAGTCATTGGGAAAACGCGGCGAAGCTGGCCAGGACCTTCCCGCAGGTGACGTTCGCGCCGGAGCTGTTCGTGATCGACCGCGACCGCATCACGTGCAGCGGCGGCATCGCGCCGCTCGACATGATGCTCAACATCGTCGCGGCCCGGCTGGGGCCCGCCGCCGTGGCGCTGATCGCCAGCCAGTTTATCCACGAACACGTGCGCGAGCGCGACCACCGCCAGGCCGTGCCGCTGGCGGCGCGCCTGGCCGATGCGCAGCCGGCCATGCGCGACGTGGTGCAGCTGATGGAGGCGAACGTGGGCGAACCGCTGGCGCTCGGCGAGCTCGCGGCGCTGGCCGGTTCGTCGCCGCGCCAGCTGCAGCGCATGTTCAAGCAGCACCTCGGCATGTCGCCGCTGCACTACTACCTGGAACTGCGCCTGCGCCGGGCGCGCGCGCTGCTGCGCCAGACCGACCTGCCGCTTGCCAGAATCGGCGCGGACTGCGGCTTCCACTCGCCCGCGCGGTTCAGCAAGGCCTATCGCGACATGTTCAAGGTCGCGCCAGGCGCCGAGCGGCGCCTGCACAAGCCTTGA
- a CDS encoding prolyl-tRNA synthetase associated domain-containing protein, translating to MELLEASEAGSLLDLFSQQKWAWEAVEHDPVFTIDEALAAVPHLGGLKTKNVFVRDGKGQRHILVIVPHDRRVDMAELGRQLPATRLSMASPDRLQRHLGVTPGAVSIFAVINDKDNAVELVIDEAVWKAAKVQGHPLRNTATLAVPHATLEAFLAHTGHTPRVMRVP from the coding sequence GTGGAACTTTTGGAAGCGAGTGAGGCGGGCAGTCTGCTGGATCTGTTTTCGCAGCAGAAGTGGGCGTGGGAGGCGGTCGAACACGACCCCGTGTTCACGATCGACGAGGCGCTGGCCGCGGTGCCGCACCTGGGCGGCCTGAAAACCAAGAACGTCTTCGTCCGCGACGGCAAGGGCCAGCGTCACATCCTCGTGATCGTCCCGCACGACCGGCGCGTGGACATGGCCGAACTGGGCCGCCAGTTGCCGGCCACGAGATTGAGCATGGCGTCGCCCGACCGCCTGCAGCGCCATCTCGGCGTGACGCCCGGCGCGGTGAGCATCTTCGCCGTCATCAACGACAAGGACAATGCCGTCGAACTGGTCATCGACGAAGCCGTCTGGAAGGCCGCCAAGGTGCAGGGCCACCCGCTGCGCAACACGGCGACGCTGGCCGTGCCGCACGCCACGCTGGAAGCCTTCCTCGCCCACACCGGACACACGCCGCGCGTGATGCGGGTGCCGTGA
- the sdhD gene encoding succinate dehydrogenase, hydrophobic membrane anchor protein produces MATTPKNIGQRRLVVGAHYGMRDWLAQRVTAIVMVVFTVILLASFLTGQNFTYEGWAGLFARQWFKLFTMVTFFGLFYHVWVGIRDIWMDYVKPVGIRLTLQIATVLWLLACAAWTVQILWSV; encoded by the coding sequence ATGGCTACTACCCCCAAGAACATCGGACAGCGCCGCCTCGTCGTCGGCGCGCACTACGGCATGCGCGACTGGCTGGCCCAGCGCGTCACCGCCATCGTGATGGTCGTCTTCACCGTCATCCTCTTGGCCTCGTTCCTGACCGGCCAGAATTTCACCTACGAAGGCTGGGCCGGCTTGTTCGCCCGCCAGTGGTTCAAGCTTTTCACGATGGTCACGTTCTTCGGCCTGTTCTACCACGTGTGGGTCGGCATCCGTGACATCTGGATGGACTACGTCAAACCGGTCGGCATCCGCCTGACCCTGCAGATCGCCACGGTGCTCTGGCTGCTCGCCTGCGCCGCCTGGACTGTGCAAATTCTCTGGAGCGTGTAA
- the sdhA gene encoding succinate dehydrogenase flavoprotein subunit encodes MAAINNNIPVRHFDVVIVGAGGSGLRAALQLSEAGLNVAVLSKVFPTRSHTVAAQGGIGASLGNMSEDDWYWHMFDTVKGSDYLGDQDAIEFMCREAPKVVYELEHFGMPFDRNPDGTIYQRPFGGHTANFGEKPVQRACAAADRTGHALLHTLYQRNVRSRTHFFVEWQALDLVRNADGDVLGVVALEMETGDVMMLQAKTTVFATGGAGRIFAASTNAFINTGDGLGMAARAGIPLQDMEFWQFHPTGVAGAGVLITEGVRGEGGILINANGERFMERYAPTLKDLAPRDFVSRSMDQEIKEGRGVGPNKDHVLLDLRHIGADTIRKRLPSILEIGHKFANVDATKEPIPVVPTIHYQMGGIPTNIHGQVVVPDGTGSQKVVNGLYAIGECSCVSVHGANRLGTNSLLDLVVFGRAAGNHIVAQNLKEQGNRALPKDFADYALGRLNRLENSTGGEKVQDVANAIRATMQKHCGVFRTQALMDEGVKEIMALDERRKHVSFKDKSKVFNTARIEAIELDNLIEVAKATVVSAAARKESRGAHAHSDYEQRDDVNWMKHTLFYSEGNRLDYKPVVTKPLTVDTFKPKPRTF; translated from the coding sequence GTGGCAGCAATCAACAACAACATCCCCGTCCGTCACTTCGACGTGGTCATCGTCGGCGCCGGCGGTTCCGGCCTGCGCGCCGCGCTGCAATTGTCCGAAGCGGGCCTGAACGTGGCCGTGCTGTCGAAAGTCTTCCCGACCCGTTCGCACACCGTCGCCGCCCAGGGCGGCATCGGCGCCTCGCTGGGCAACATGAGCGAGGACGACTGGTACTGGCACATGTTCGACACCGTGAAAGGGTCGGACTACCTGGGCGACCAGGACGCCATCGAATTCATGTGCCGCGAAGCGCCGAAGGTCGTGTACGAGCTCGAACACTTCGGCATGCCGTTCGACCGCAACCCGGACGGTACGATCTACCAGCGTCCGTTCGGCGGCCACACGGCGAACTTCGGCGAAAAGCCGGTGCAGCGCGCCTGCGCCGCCGCCGACCGTACCGGCCACGCGCTGCTGCACACGCTGTACCAGCGTAACGTCCGCTCGCGCACCCACTTCTTCGTCGAGTGGCAGGCGCTGGACCTGGTGCGCAACGCCGACGGCGACGTGCTGGGCGTCGTCGCGCTCGAGATGGAAACGGGCGACGTCATGATGCTGCAGGCGAAAACGACCGTGTTCGCCACGGGCGGCGCCGGCCGCATCTTCGCCGCCTCGACCAACGCCTTCATCAACACCGGCGACGGCCTGGGCATGGCGGCGCGTGCCGGCATCCCGCTGCAGGACATGGAGTTCTGGCAGTTCCACCCGACCGGCGTGGCCGGCGCGGGCGTCCTGATCACGGAAGGCGTGCGCGGCGAAGGCGGTATCCTGATCAACGCCAACGGCGAACGCTTCATGGAGCGCTATGCGCCGACCTTGAAAGACCTGGCGCCGCGCGACTTCGTGTCGCGTTCGATGGACCAGGAAATCAAGGAAGGCCGCGGCGTCGGCCCGAACAAGGACCACGTGCTGCTGGACCTGCGCCACATCGGCGCGGACACGATCCGCAAGCGCCTGCCGTCGATCCTGGAAATCGGCCATAAATTCGCCAACGTCGACGCGACCAAGGAACCGATTCCCGTCGTCCCGACCATCCACTACCAGATGGGCGGCATCCCGACCAACATCCACGGCCAGGTCGTCGTCCCCGACGGTACCGGTTCGCAGAAAGTGGTCAACGGTTTGTATGCGATCGGCGAATGCTCGTGCGTGTCGGTGCACGGCGCGAACCGCCTGGGCACGAACTCGCTGCTCGACCTGGTGGTGTTCGGCCGCGCGGCCGGCAACCACATCGTCGCGCAGAACCTGAAGGAGCAGGGCAACCGCGCGCTGCCGAAGGATTTCGCGGACTACGCGCTGGGCCGTCTGAACCGCCTGGAAAACTCGACGGGCGGCGAGAAGGTGCAGGACGTGGCCAACGCCATCCGCGCCACGATGCAGAAGCACTGCGGCGTGTTCCGTACGCAGGCGCTGATGGACGAAGGCGTCAAGGAAATCATGGCGCTGGACGAGCGCCGCAAGCACGTCTCGTTCAAGGACAAATCGAAGGTGTTCAACACGGCGCGCATCGAAGCGATCGAGCTGGACAACCTGATCGAAGTGGCCAAGGCGACCGTGGTGTCGGCCGCGGCGCGCAAGGAATCGCGCGGCGCCCACGCCCACAGCGACTACGAGCAGCGCGACGATGTGAACTGGATGAAGCACACCCTGTTCTACTCGGAGGGCAACCGTCTCGACTACAAGCCGGTCGTGACCAAGCCGCTCACCGTCGACACGTTCAAACCGAAGCCCCGCACGTTCTAA
- a CDS encoding alpha/beta fold hydrolase: MNARTDQHALATPEVFFATLPSGVRMPYVTRGTGAPLQFVHGSLCDYRYWNGQLDVLSQRFQCVSVSLSHYWPVDDTSIPGAFSWSTHVAELAEFITAMGIGPVHLVGHSRGGCVAFHLAREYPYLVQSLTLADPGGPLLIDGMPEAPTAPATDALRAQAAALIGNGDIDAGLELFVDSVSMPGIWRKSPTAFRTMAIDNADTLPKQFRDPLPAYTRAAAESIRCRTLLIAGAKSPRVYRQNVETLVEWIADAEQRVIAGASHGMNVTHAAEFNRTIEAFVGK, translated from the coding sequence ATGAACGCACGAACCGATCAACACGCCCTCGCCACGCCGGAAGTCTTTTTTGCCACCCTTCCCTCGGGCGTGCGCATGCCGTACGTGACGCGCGGAACCGGCGCACCGCTGCAGTTCGTCCACGGGTCGCTGTGCGACTACCGCTACTGGAACGGCCAGCTGGACGTGCTGTCGCAACGCTTCCAATGCGTGTCCGTCAGTCTCAGCCATTACTGGCCGGTCGACGACACGTCGATTCCGGGCGCCTTCAGCTGGAGCACGCACGTCGCGGAACTTGCCGAATTCATCACGGCGATGGGCATCGGTCCGGTGCACCTGGTGGGCCACTCGCGCGGCGGCTGCGTCGCCTTCCACCTGGCGCGCGAGTATCCATACCTGGTGCAGTCGCTGACGCTCGCCGATCCGGGCGGCCCGTTGCTGATCGACGGCATGCCGGAAGCGCCCACCGCACCGGCAACCGACGCCCTGCGCGCGCAAGCCGCGGCGTTGATCGGAAACGGCGATATCGATGCGGGGCTGGAGTTGTTCGTCGATTCGGTCAGCATGCCGGGCATCTGGCGCAAGAGCCCGACCGCGTTCCGCACGATGGCGATCGACAATGCGGACACGCTGCCGAAGCAGTTCCGCGATCCGCTGCCCGCCTACACGCGCGCCGCGGCGGAGAGCATCAGATGCAGGACGTTGCTGATCGCCGGGGCGAAGAGCCCGCGCGTGTATCGGCAAAATGTGGAAACGCTCGTGGAGTGGATTGCGGACGCCGAACAACGCGTGATTGCGGGCGCCTCGCACGGCATGAATGTCACGCACGCGGCGGAATTCAACCGGACGATCGAAGCCTTCGTGGGGAAATGA
- the sdhC gene encoding succinate dehydrogenase, cytochrome b556 subunit: MSEALQKQRQPIRNVSITDITMNYKQPPSAIVSILHRISGFVLFLCLPFLLYLFEQSIRSEISFAHFAGIVSHPFTKIVILGLSWGYLHHFCAGIRHLFMDNHMALDKDASQRTARYVLSISLVLTLLVALKLFGVF; encoded by the coding sequence ATGTCCGAAGCCCTGCAAAAACAAAGGCAGCCGATCCGTAATGTGAGCATTACGGACATCACGATGAATTACAAACAGCCGCCGTCGGCGATCGTGTCGATCCTGCACCGTATCAGCGGCTTCGTGCTGTTCCTCTGCCTGCCGTTCCTGCTCTACCTGTTCGAGCAAAGCATCCGCTCCGAGATCTCGTTCGCGCACTTCGCCGGGATCGTCAGCCATCCGTTCACGAAGATCGTCATCCTGGGCCTGTCCTGGGGCTACCTGCACCATTTCTGCGCCGGTATCCGCCACCTGTTCATGGACAACCACATGGCGCTCGACAAGGATGCGTCGCAGCGCACCGCGCGCTACGTGTTGTCAATCAGCCTGGTCCTGACGCTGCTGGTCGCTCTCAAACTGTTCGGAGTGTTTTAA
- a CDS encoding hybrid-cluster NAD(P)-dependent oxidoreductase, translated as MHNPTLANLAVPWDGDRDDTLVCRAVRQETHDVKTFVFAAPEPRLFRYAPGQFITLELEVQGQAVQRCYTLSSTPSRPDTVSITVKRVPGGPVSNWLHDNLEAGGRVKVRGPAGGFSCFLHPMPEKQKYLFLSAGSGITPLMSMARAMHDLVLDADIAFVHSARTPDDIIFARELELMAHNRDGLFRLGTVCERRGAQAAWSGFNGFLSLAVLQNVAPDFRERKVFTCGPAPYMAAVRTMLEGAGFDMAGYHEESFSFETLARESADEAPAAATEESAFKVTFSRSGDELACAPGQTILAAAKAAGVRFPVSCTQGLCGTCKTKMVSGQVDMRHAGGIRQREIDQGWILPCCSKPLADVVLER; from the coding sequence ATGCACAACCCCACGCTCGCCAACCTGGCCGTCCCGTGGGACGGCGACCGCGACGACACGCTCGTCTGCCGCGCCGTGCGGCAGGAAACGCATGACGTCAAGACCTTCGTCTTCGCGGCCCCGGAACCGCGCCTGTTCCGCTACGCGCCCGGCCAGTTCATCACGCTCGAACTCGAGGTCCAGGGCCAGGCGGTCCAGCGCTGCTACACGCTGTCGTCCACGCCGTCGCGGCCGGACACGGTGTCGATCACGGTCAAGCGCGTGCCCGGCGGCCCGGTCTCGAACTGGCTGCACGACAACCTCGAAGCCGGGGGGCGGGTCAAGGTGCGCGGTCCGGCCGGCGGCTTCTCGTGCTTCCTGCATCCGATGCCGGAAAAGCAGAAATACCTGTTCCTGTCGGCCGGCAGCGGGATCACGCCGCTGATGTCGATGGCGCGCGCGATGCACGACCTGGTGCTCGACGCCGACATCGCGTTCGTGCACAGCGCGCGCACGCCCGACGACATCATCTTCGCGCGCGAACTGGAGCTGATGGCGCACAACCGCGACGGCCTGTTCCGGCTCGGCACCGTGTGCGAACGGCGCGGCGCGCAGGCCGCGTGGTCGGGCTTCAACGGCTTCCTCAGCCTCGCCGTGCTGCAGAACGTGGCGCCCGATTTCCGCGAACGCAAGGTGTTCACGTGCGGTCCCGCGCCCTACATGGCGGCAGTGCGGACGATGCTCGAAGGCGCCGGCTTCGACATGGCCGGCTACCACGAGGAGAGCTTCTCGTTCGAGACCCTGGCGCGGGAATCGGCCGACGAAGCGCCGGCCGCCGCGACGGAGGAATCCGCGTTCAAGGTGACCTTCAGCCGCAGCGGCGACGAGCTCGCGTGCGCACCGGGCCAGACGATCCTCGCCGCCGCCAAGGCCGCGGGCGTCCGCTTCCCGGTCTCGTGCACGCAAGGCCTGTGCGGCACCTGCAAGACCAAGATGGTGTCCGGCCAGGTCGACATGCGCCACGCGGGCGGCATCCGCCAGCGCGAGATCGACCAGGGCTGGATCCTGCCGTGCTGCAGCAAGCCGCTGGCCGACGTCGTCCTCGAACGCTAG
- a CDS encoding succinate dehydrogenase iron-sulfur subunit, with the protein MARTVHLKIYRYDPDKDAKPYMQDVTVELKDTDKMLLDALQRIKSDVDDSLALRRSCREGVCGSDAMNINGKNGLACTTNLNELTQPIVLRPLPGLPVIRDLIVDMTNFFKQYHSIKPYLINDSIPPEKERLQSPEEREELDGVYECILCACCSTSCPSFWWNPDKFVGPAGLLQAYRFIADSRDEATSERLDNLEDPYRLFRCHSIMNCTDVCPKGLNPNKAIGKIKELLVRRAI; encoded by the coding sequence ATGGCACGCACAGTTCACCTGAAAATCTACCGCTACGATCCGGACAAGGATGCGAAGCCCTATATGCAAGACGTCACCGTCGAGCTGAAAGACACCGACAAGATGCTGCTGGACGCACTGCAGCGCATCAAGTCGGACGTCGACGACTCGCTCGCGCTGCGCCGCTCGTGCCGCGAAGGCGTGTGCGGTTCGGACGCGATGAACATCAACGGCAAGAACGGCCTGGCCTGCACGACCAACCTGAACGAGCTGACGCAGCCGATCGTGCTGCGTCCGCTGCCGGGCCTGCCGGTCATCCGCGATCTGATCGTGGACATGACCAACTTCTTCAAGCAGTACCACTCGATCAAGCCGTACCTGATCAACGACTCGATTCCGCCGGAGAAAGAGCGCCTGCAGTCGCCCGAAGAGCGCGAAGAGCTCGACGGCGTGTACGAGTGCATCCTGTGCGCGTGCTGCTCGACGTCGTGCCCGTCGTTCTGGTGGAATCCGGACAAGTTCGTGGGCCCGGCCGGCCTGCTGCAGGCGTACCGCTTCATCGCCGACTCGCGCGACGAGGCGACCAGCGAGCGCTTGGACAACCTGGAAGACCCGTACCGCCTGTTCCGCTGCCATTCGATCATGAATTGCACGGACGTGTGCCCGAAGGGTTTGAACCCGAACAAGGCCATCGGCAAGATCAAGGAATTGCTGGTCCGCCGGGCGATCTAA
- the purU gene encoding formyltetrahydrofolate deformylase: MTLHHAESNYILTLSCASSAGQVAAVTAFLEQRGCYIDDIAAFDDKLEQRFFARFVFHPTSEAGLALTELRAGFAPIGARFDMAWTISAAAERPRVLIMVSKLDHCLNDLLYRWRLGELKIDIVAVVSNHPDLRPLAAAHDIPFHHLPITPDTKDAQEAALLALIDRTQADLVVLARYMQILSANLSAQLSGRAINIHHSFLPGFKGARPYHQAHSRGVKLIGATAHYVTSDLDEGPIIEQVVERVDHSYDPDQLRATGRDMECVALSRAIRLQVERRVFLNGQRTVVLR, from the coding sequence ATGACCTTGCACCACGCGGAATCGAATTACATCCTGACCCTGTCCTGCGCCAGTTCGGCCGGACAGGTGGCCGCCGTCACGGCTTTTCTCGAGCAGCGCGGCTGCTACATCGACGACATCGCCGCGTTCGACGACAAGCTCGAACAGCGCTTCTTCGCCCGCTTCGTGTTCCACCCCACGTCCGAAGCCGGACTGGCGCTCACCGAACTGCGCGCGGGCTTCGCACCGATCGGCGCGCGCTTCGACATGGCGTGGACGATCAGCGCCGCCGCGGAGCGCCCGCGCGTGCTGATCATGGTGTCGAAACTGGACCACTGCCTGAACGACCTGCTGTACCGCTGGCGGCTGGGCGAACTCAAGATCGACATCGTCGCCGTCGTCTCGAACCACCCGGACCTGCGGCCGCTGGCGGCGGCGCACGACATCCCGTTCCACCACCTGCCGATAACGCCCGATACGAAAGACGCGCAGGAAGCGGCGCTGCTCGCGCTGATCGACCGCACGCAGGCCGACCTCGTCGTGCTGGCCCGCTACATGCAGATCCTGTCGGCGAACCTGAGTGCGCAACTGTCCGGCCGCGCGATCAACATCCACCATTCCTTCCTGCCCGGCTTCAAGGGCGCGCGCCCGTACCACCAGGCGCACAGCCGCGGCGTGAAGCTGATCGGCGCCACCGCGCACTACGTCACGTCGGACCTGGACGAAGGGCCGATCATCGAGCAGGTGGTCGAGCGCGTCGACCACAGCTACGACCCGGACCAGTTGCGCGCCACGGGCCGCGACATGGAATGCGTGGCGCTGTCGCGCGCGATCCGGCTGCAGGTCGAACGGCGCGTGTTCCTGAACGGTCAGCGCACCGTCGTGCTGCGCTGA
- the fdhA gene encoding formaldehyde dehydrogenase, glutathione-independent, which yields MPENRGVVYIEQGRVEVQSIPFPKLQAPNGRKIGHGVILRVVSTNICGSDQHMVRGRTTAPAGLVLGHEITGEVIEVGADVETLSVGDLVSVPFNVACGRCRTCKEQHTGVCLSVNPSRAGGAYGYVDMGGWIGGQAEYVMVPYADFNLLKFPDKAQAMAKIRDLTCLSDILPTGFHGAVTAGVGPGSTVYVAGAGPVGLAAAASARLLGAAVVIVGDVNPARLEHARKVGFETVDLSQDATLGEQIEQILGTPEVDCAVDCVGFEARGHGHAGAQHEAPATVLNSLMEVTRAAGKIGIPGLYVTDDPGAVDAAARKGSLSIRFGLGWAKSHSFHTGQTPVMKYNRQLMQAILWDRLNIAEIVGVQLITLDQAPEGYAAFDAGAPKKYVIDPHRLLAAAA from the coding sequence ATGCCGGAAAATCGCGGTGTCGTATATATCGAACAGGGCAGGGTGGAGGTGCAGTCCATCCCGTTCCCGAAACTGCAGGCGCCGAACGGGCGCAAGATCGGCCATGGCGTGATCCTGCGCGTCGTGTCGACCAATATCTGCGGCTCCGACCAGCACATGGTGCGCGGCCGGACGACCGCGCCGGCGGGCCTCGTGCTCGGCCACGAGATCACCGGCGAGGTGATCGAGGTCGGCGCCGACGTCGAGACGCTGAGCGTGGGTGACCTCGTGTCGGTGCCGTTCAACGTGGCGTGCGGCCGCTGCCGCACCTGCAAGGAACAGCACACGGGCGTGTGCCTGTCCGTGAACCCGTCGCGCGCCGGCGGCGCCTACGGCTACGTCGACATGGGCGGCTGGATCGGCGGCCAGGCCGAATACGTGATGGTGCCGTATGCCGACTTCAACCTGCTGAAATTCCCGGACAAGGCCCAGGCGATGGCGAAGATCCGCGACCTGACCTGCTTGTCCGACATCCTGCCGACCGGCTTCCACGGCGCGGTGACGGCCGGCGTCGGTCCCGGCTCGACCGTGTATGTCGCCGGCGCCGGCCCGGTGGGCCTCGCCGCCGCCGCGTCGGCCCGCCTGCTGGGCGCCGCCGTCGTGATCGTCGGCGACGTCAATCCGGCGCGGCTGGAGCATGCGCGCAAGGTCGGCTTCGAGACGGTCGACCTGTCGCAGGACGCCACGCTGGGCGAGCAGATCGAGCAGATCCTGGGCACGCCGGAAGTGGATTGCGCGGTGGACTGCGTGGGCTTCGAGGCGCGCGGCCACGGCCACGCGGGCGCGCAGCACGAGGCGCCCGCCACCGTGCTGAACTCGCTGATGGAAGTCACGCGCGCGGCCGGCAAGATCGGCATCCCGGGCTTGTACGTGACGGACGATCCGGGCGCCGTCGACGCCGCGGCCAGGAAGGGCAGCCTGTCGATCCGCTTCGGCCTGGGCTGGGCCAAGTCGCACAGCTTCCATACCGGCCAGACCCCGGTCATGAAGTACAACCGCCAGCTGATGCAGGCGATCCTGTGGGACCGCCTCAACATCGCGGAGATCGTCGGCGTGCAGCTGATCACGCTCGACCAGGCGCCGGAAGGCTATGCCGCGTTCGACGCGGGCGCGCCGAAGAAGTACGTGATCGACCCGCACCGCCTGCTTGCCGCAGCGGCCTGA
- a CDS encoding dihydroneopterin aldolase produces the protein MMDPFGGRKGPVIAISNLDTRLRVGIWDHEREFQPVHVNLVMAPDAARLLPGGGGIDYRPIVRWVKEEWPCAPHTPLLETRLRELIDYVFACDLGVVWLDAALSKPQACPEARGVGVRMALSRDDHAVWFAR, from the coding sequence GTGATGGACCCGTTCGGCGGGCGCAAGGGCCCGGTGATCGCCATCTCCAACCTGGACACGCGCCTCAGGGTCGGCATCTGGGACCACGAGCGCGAATTCCAGCCCGTGCACGTGAACCTGGTGATGGCACCGGATGCGGCGCGCTTGCTGCCGGGCGGCGGCGGCATCGACTACCGGCCCATCGTGCGCTGGGTGAAGGAAGAGTGGCCGTGCGCGCCGCACACGCCGCTGCTCGAGACCCGGCTGCGCGAGCTGATCGACTATGTGTTCGCGTGCGATCTCGGCGTCGTCTGGCTCGACGCGGCGCTGTCGAAGCCGCAGGCGTGTCCGGAGGCGCGCGGCGTCGGCGTGCGCATGGCGTTGTCGCGCGACGACCATGCGGTGTGGTTCGCTAGGTAG